Proteins from a genomic interval of Desulfurobacterium sp. TC5-1:
- a CDS encoding secondary thiamine-phosphate synthase enzyme YjbQ, with the protein MIYEIALKTARRSQFIDITREVQGIVSRSGVENGICVVYVPHTTAGVTINENADPSVRKDIITYLEKHVPWKESYFEHIEGNSAAHIKSSLMGCNTTVIVKNGRLLLGQWQAIYFCEFDGPRQRRVFVKVIPE; encoded by the coding sequence ATGATTTACGAAATCGCTCTTAAAACAGCAAGGCGTTCTCAATTCATTGATATTACAAGAGAAGTTCAGGGTATTGTGTCAAGAAGTGGTGTTGAAAATGGCATATGTGTAGTCTATGTACCTCATACAACTGCAGGCGTTACCATAAATGAAAATGCTGACCCATCCGTTAGAAAAGATATTATTACATATCTCGAAAAGCATGTTCCATGGAAAGAGTCCTACTTTGAACACATAGAGGGTAACTCTGCCGCCCACATCAAATCTTCTCTGATGGGTTGCAACACCACTGTAATTGTAAAAAACGGAAGGCTCCTCTTAGGACAGTGGCAGGCTATCTACTTCTGTGAATTTGACGGACCAAGGCAGAGGAGAGTGTTTGTTAAAGTTATACCTGAATAG